One window of the Rhodococcus sovatensis genome contains the following:
- a CDS encoding TIGR03620 family F420-dependent LLM class oxidoreductase: MDTLGLGRIGISIDVGHSYLDDACELESLGYSSLWLAGGQIDRLGRLADLVHATESANIVPGIVPVDVYGPAETGELYQQLHSSGRFVLGLGGPQTAKPLAGLSAYLDELDVPADRILLAALGPKKLDMARTKAAGAVALLVTPEYTANARAVLGDATLVIDQFVVLGSDPAPAREALSFLATVPGYRQNFLRMGFTSDDVDNLSDRLVDALVAWGSVEDIARRVEEHQNAGADHVVLAPLGTSCIAAGRALSELVAPSK, encoded by the coding sequence ATGGACACACTCGGACTCGGCAGAATCGGCATCTCCATCGACGTCGGCCACTCGTACTTGGACGACGCCTGCGAGCTGGAATCGCTCGGATACTCGTCGCTGTGGCTCGCGGGCGGTCAGATCGATCGGCTCGGACGCCTCGCCGACCTCGTCCACGCGACAGAGTCGGCGAACATCGTGCCCGGGATCGTGCCGGTCGATGTGTACGGTCCTGCCGAGACAGGGGAGTTGTACCAGCAACTGCACTCCTCGGGCAGGTTCGTGCTCGGCCTCGGTGGCCCGCAGACAGCCAAACCGCTCGCTGGTTTGAGCGCATATCTGGACGAACTCGACGTTCCAGCCGACCGGATACTTCTGGCAGCCCTCGGTCCGAAGAAGCTCGACATGGCTCGCACGAAGGCTGCCGGGGCCGTCGCACTGCTCGTCACGCCTGAATACACCGCCAACGCCAGGGCCGTACTCGGTGATGCGACGCTGGTGATAGATCAGTTCGTCGTACTCGGCTCGGATCCTGCGCCTGCTCGCGAAGCGCTGTCCTTCTTGGCCACCGTCCCGGGGTACCGGCAGAACTTCCTGCGCATGGGCTTCACCAGTGACGACGTCGACAATCTCAGTGATCGACTCGTCGACGCCCTCGTCGCGTGGGGGAGCGTCGAGGACATTGCGAGACGCGTCGAGGAGCACCAGAATGCCGGAGCGGACCACGTCGTTCTGGCTCCACTCGGCACCTCGTGCATTGCGGCCGGACGGGCGCTGTCCGAGCTGGTAGCGCCGTCAAAGTAG
- a CDS encoding CD225/dispanin family protein, translated as MTDPNQQYQQYAPPPPPPSNVGWAVAAVLFFWPLAFSAFTHSSNVYPRWAMGDFQGAQYASDRAKKLGQIALWVWVAFFVVLIAFYVVFFAILINTSTWSAV; from the coding sequence ATGACGGACCCGAATCAGCAGTATCAGCAGTATGCGCCGCCACCGCCGCCTCCGTCCAATGTGGGTTGGGCAGTGGCGGCGGTGCTGTTCTTCTGGCCGCTCGCGTTCTCGGCCTTCACCCACTCCTCGAACGTCTACCCGCGATGGGCCATGGGCGATTTTCAGGGTGCGCAGTACGCGTCGGACCGGGCCAAGAAGCTCGGTCAGATCGCGCTGTGGGTGTGGGTGGCGTTCTTCGTGGTGCTCATCGCCTTCTACGTGGTGTTCTTCGCGATCCTGATCAACACGAGCACCTGGAGTGCGGTGTAG
- the eda gene encoding bifunctional 4-hydroxy-2-oxoglutarate aldolase/2-dehydro-3-deoxy-phosphogluconate aldolase, protein MTASLLDRVPVIPVVVIDDLDHAVPIARALVKGGVPVIELTLRTPVALDAIERIAAEVPEILVGAGTIVTPGQAKQAADAGAQFLVSPGCTPALTKAMRDTGLPHLPGAATVSEVLALLEAGYTELKFFPAEASGGANFLKSIHSPIPAARFCPTGGISTSNASAYLALPNVGCVGGSWLTPAAVVANEDWDAVTALADATSTLRTTA, encoded by the coding sequence TTGACTGCATCTCTGCTCGACCGCGTTCCCGTCATCCCCGTCGTCGTCATCGATGATCTCGATCACGCTGTACCGATCGCCCGCGCACTGGTCAAGGGTGGAGTGCCCGTCATCGAGCTGACCCTGCGGACTCCCGTGGCGCTCGACGCCATCGAGCGCATCGCTGCCGAAGTTCCCGAGATCCTTGTCGGCGCAGGCACGATCGTCACCCCCGGTCAGGCGAAGCAGGCTGCCGACGCGGGCGCTCAGTTCCTGGTGTCGCCGGGCTGTACCCCGGCGTTGACGAAGGCCATGAGAGATACCGGCTTGCCGCATCTCCCGGGTGCCGCAACGGTGTCCGAAGTGCTCGCCCTCCTCGAAGCCGGCTACACCGAGCTCAAGTTCTTTCCAGCCGAGGCATCCGGTGGCGCCAACTTCCTGAAGTCGATCCACTCACCGATCCCGGCTGCACGCTTCTGCCCGACGGGTGGAATCTCGACCTCCAACGCGTCGGCGTACCTGGCGTTGCCGAACGTCGGATGCGTCGGTGGTTCGTGGCTCACTCCGGCCGCCGTAGTGGCGAACGAGGATTGGGACGCCGTGACCGCCTTGGCCGATGCCACCTCGACGCTGAGGACAACCGCGTAA
- the edd gene encoding phosphogluconate dehydratase: MDTLHPVLRQVTDRIADRSQSERSAYLDRIAAAGDKGPARGRLACANIAHGFAASGTADKKALRGMVKPNIAIVSAYNDMLSAHKPFETYPAVLKKSVIDAGGIAQFAGGVPAMCDGITQGRDGMQLSLFSRDIIAMSTAIALSHDMFDATLMLGVCDKIVPGMLIGALSFGHLPAVFVPAGPMTSGLPNGEKAKARQLYAEGKVGREVLLDAEAASYHGSGTCTFFGTANSNQLLMEVMGLHLPGSSFVNPGTAMRDALTREAAHVVTGLTSLGENYTPVGEVVDVKSIVNGCVALLATGGSTNHTMHLVAIARAAGITLTWQDLSDLSAVVPLMARIYPNGKADVNHFHAAGGLGFVIGSLLDAGLLHEDVKTVAGPGLQRYTQEPKLDGDGVMWQDGTRISHDNSVLRGANEPFSADGGLKMLTGPIGKCVIKTSALAPEHRVVTGPARVFDDQADFLEAFDAGLLDGDFVAVLRYQGPQANGMPELHKLTPALGILQDKGRSVALITDGRMSGASGKVPAAIHLTPEAASGGPIAKILDGDIITLDSLDGTLSIDVPLAEFEARPVTGQVLDKDEWSSTGRDLFSGMRALVGPADEGAMFVMR; encoded by the coding sequence ATGGACACACTTCACCCGGTTCTGCGTCAGGTCACCGACCGCATCGCGGACCGCAGCCAGTCCGAACGATCCGCCTACCTCGATCGAATCGCAGCCGCAGGAGACAAAGGGCCAGCCCGTGGCCGTCTCGCCTGCGCCAATATCGCCCACGGCTTCGCTGCCTCAGGCACAGCCGACAAAAAAGCGCTCCGCGGAATGGTCAAGCCCAATATCGCGATCGTCTCCGCCTACAACGACATGCTGTCGGCGCACAAGCCGTTCGAGACGTATCCGGCCGTGCTGAAGAAGTCGGTCATCGACGCCGGCGGCATCGCGCAGTTCGCCGGTGGCGTCCCGGCCATGTGCGACGGCATCACGCAGGGCCGCGATGGCATGCAACTTTCGCTGTTCAGCCGCGACATCATCGCGATGTCGACCGCAATTGCGTTGTCCCACGACATGTTCGACGCCACCCTCATGCTCGGGGTCTGCGACAAGATCGTCCCCGGAATGCTCATCGGCGCATTGAGTTTCGGTCATTTGCCTGCGGTGTTCGTGCCCGCGGGGCCGATGACGTCCGGACTGCCCAACGGCGAGAAGGCGAAAGCCCGCCAACTGTATGCCGAGGGCAAAGTGGGCCGTGAGGTCCTACTGGATGCCGAGGCCGCGTCGTACCACGGCAGCGGTACGTGCACGTTCTTCGGAACGGCGAATTCCAATCAGTTGCTCATGGAGGTCATGGGCCTACACCTGCCGGGATCGTCGTTCGTCAACCCGGGAACTGCGATGCGCGACGCCCTGACTCGCGAGGCCGCACACGTCGTGACCGGCCTGACCTCGTTGGGTGAGAACTACACGCCGGTAGGGGAAGTCGTCGACGTAAAGTCGATCGTCAACGGCTGCGTCGCGCTTCTGGCAACCGGAGGCTCGACCAATCACACGATGCACCTCGTCGCCATTGCCAGGGCCGCGGGCATCACGTTGACCTGGCAGGATCTATCCGATCTGTCCGCTGTCGTGCCGTTGATGGCCAGGATCTATCCGAACGGCAAGGCCGACGTCAACCACTTCCACGCAGCGGGTGGCCTCGGTTTCGTCATCGGATCACTTCTGGACGCGGGACTCCTGCACGAGGACGTCAAAACCGTTGCCGGACCGGGTCTTCAGAGATACACGCAGGAACCCAAGTTGGACGGCGACGGCGTGATGTGGCAGGACGGCACTCGAATCAGCCACGACAACAGCGTGTTACGTGGAGCAAACGAGCCGTTCAGTGCCGACGGCGGACTGAAGATGCTGACCGGTCCGATCGGAAAATGCGTTATCAAGACTTCCGCATTGGCTCCCGAACATCGGGTGGTCACCGGACCAGCGCGAGTGTTCGACGACCAAGCTGACTTCCTCGAGGCGTTCGACGCCGGACTGCTCGACGGCGATTTCGTCGCAGTACTGCGCTACCAGGGCCCGCAGGCCAACGGTATGCCCGAGCTGCACAAGCTCACCCCGGCTCTCGGAATTTTGCAGGACAAGGGACGTTCCGTCGCGCTGATCACGGACGGCCGGATGTCCGGTGCCTCCGGAAAAGTACCTGCGGCAATTCATCTCACGCCAGAGGCTGCGAGTGGGGGACCGATCGCGAAAATTCTCGACGGTGACATCATCACCCTGGACTCTCTCGACGGCACACTGTCGATCGACGTTCCGCTCGCCGAGTTCGAGGCCCGCCCTGTCACCGGGCAAGTCCTGGACAAGGACGAGTGGTCCAGCACCGGTCGTGATTTGTTCTCCGGGATGCGTGCGCTCGTCGGTCCGGCCGACGAGGGTGCGATGTTCGTGATGCGCTGA
- a CDS encoding ROK family transcriptional regulator, which yields MTTPRPSAPPATAGEIFALVRDGEADTRAELGKVTGLSRSAVASRVAALASLGLIIETEDTHSTGGRPPARLSFDVDAGVVLAAAIGRSRSQLGVFTLGGEFLASDTVDQEIGVGPNELMPQITKRLQALLDESGRAGHRVLGVGLSIPGTADTERGCSLDSPIMHGWDGVPLAPFFAETTSAPVFLDNDANAMVLAERRDNRDRFQDALLVKASTGLGAGIVAGGALQRGSLGAAGEFGHTKTAAAAGVACRCGDSGCLEAIAGGWALVRTLREQGRDVGHIRGVVDLAVSGDPEARRLIRDSGRHIGETLAGAVNLLNPEVLIVGGDMAKAYDIFVAGLRETVYGNATALATKALTIQATTHGDFSGVIGSAAMVLDQVLSARAVDDALGS from the coding sequence ATGACCACGCCACGCCCGAGCGCGCCGCCTGCAACAGCAGGCGAAATCTTCGCGCTCGTTCGCGACGGCGAGGCAGATACGCGCGCTGAACTCGGCAAGGTCACCGGCCTCTCACGCTCGGCGGTGGCCTCCCGCGTCGCCGCGCTCGCCAGCCTCGGGTTGATCATCGAAACCGAGGACACACATTCGACAGGCGGACGACCGCCGGCGCGACTGTCTTTCGACGTGGACGCAGGTGTCGTACTCGCCGCCGCGATCGGCCGCAGTCGCTCACAGTTGGGCGTTTTCACCCTCGGCGGTGAATTCCTCGCGAGCGACACCGTCGACCAGGAGATCGGCGTCGGCCCGAACGAGTTGATGCCTCAGATCACCAAGCGCCTCCAAGCATTGCTCGACGAGTCCGGCCGTGCCGGACACCGCGTCCTCGGGGTCGGTCTGTCCATCCCCGGCACCGCCGACACCGAGCGAGGCTGCAGCCTGGACTCACCGATCATGCACGGCTGGGACGGCGTGCCGCTCGCTCCGTTTTTCGCAGAGACCACGTCGGCGCCGGTCTTTCTCGACAACGACGCCAATGCGATGGTCCTCGCGGAACGTCGAGACAACCGTGATCGATTCCAGGACGCGTTACTGGTCAAGGCCTCGACGGGCCTCGGTGCCGGAATTGTAGCGGGCGGTGCCCTGCAACGTGGATCACTCGGAGCAGCAGGAGAATTCGGACACACCAAGACTGCAGCCGCAGCAGGCGTCGCCTGCAGGTGCGGTGACAGCGGTTGCCTGGAGGCAATCGCCGGCGGCTGGGCTTTGGTACGAACACTCCGCGAGCAAGGGCGAGACGTCGGCCACATCCGGGGCGTCGTCGACCTCGCGGTGAGCGGCGATCCCGAAGCACGTCGATTGATCCGCGACAGCGGACGCCACATCGGTGAAACACTGGCCGGGGCCGTGAACCTGCTCAACCCCGAGGTACTCATCGTCGGCGGCGACATGGCCAAGGCCTACGACATCTTCGTCGCCGGGTTACGTGAGACCGTCTACGGAAACGCGACCGCCCTCGCCACCAAAGCACTGACCATCCAAGCCACGACGCACGGCGACTTCTCAGGGGTCATCGGCAGCGCAGCAATGGTATTGGACCAGGTACTGAGCGCGCGGGCCGTCGACGACGCCTTGGGCAGCTGA
- a CDS encoding carbon starvation CstA family protein gives MALKAADDPNIELLKTDADLPPVGVVDKSPMTPAKRILFVLIGLLGGVAWTIVAIVRGENPNSVWFVIAAVCTYIFAFRFYARLIENKIVHPRDDRATPAEILENGKDYMPTDRRVLFGHHFAAIAGAGPLVGPVLAAQMGYLPGTMWIIIGVVFAGAVQDFLVLWISTRRRGRSLGQMARDELGVVGGVAALVGVFVIMIILIAVLALVVVNALAESPWGVFSIALTIPIALFMGVYLRYLRPGKVSEVSLIGVALLLLAIVSGGWVAETEWGTDWFTLSKVTVAWCLIAYGLAASILPVWLLLAPRDYLSTFMKIGTIALLAVGILIAQPAIQMPAMTTFATEGNGPAFAGSLFPFLFITIACGALSGFHALISSGTTPKLLEKEKQMRMIGYGGMLTESFVAIMALITACVLDQHIYFALNAPATLTGGTPETAADYVNGLPISGGNITADELQQAATDVGEETIISRTGGAPTLAFGMSEVLHQVFGGTGLKAFWYHFAIMFEALFILTTVDAGTRVARFMLSDSIGNLPGSTAKKFKDPSWRPGAWVCSFIVVAAWGAILLMGVTDPLGGINTLFPLFGIANQLLAAIALTVVMTIVVKRGLYKWAWIPGVPLVWDLIVTMTASYQKIFSDIPAIGYWKQHSLFVEAKNQGLTEFQTAKTAEAIDAVIRNTFIQGTLSIIFAVLVLIVVAAGTLVCIKAVRGGEVEDNEDPEVPSKIFGPAGFVPTAAEREIQSEWNKLIEDGTVRAPGAAHAGHH, from the coding sequence ATGGCATTGAAAGCGGCAGACGATCCGAACATCGAGTTGTTGAAGACCGATGCGGATCTGCCCCCGGTCGGAGTAGTCGACAAGAGTCCGATGACTCCGGCCAAACGAATACTGTTCGTCCTCATCGGCCTCCTCGGCGGTGTCGCGTGGACCATCGTCGCGATCGTGCGCGGCGAGAATCCCAACTCCGTCTGGTTCGTGATCGCCGCTGTCTGTACCTATATTTTCGCGTTTCGCTTCTACGCCCGATTGATCGAGAACAAGATCGTCCATCCACGAGACGATCGGGCCACACCCGCGGAAATCCTCGAAAACGGCAAGGACTACATGCCGACGGACCGTCGCGTGTTGTTCGGTCACCACTTCGCCGCCATCGCGGGCGCGGGCCCCCTTGTCGGCCCCGTGCTGGCAGCTCAGATGGGTTACCTGCCAGGAACGATGTGGATCATCATCGGCGTCGTGTTCGCAGGCGCCGTCCAGGACTTCCTGGTGCTGTGGATCTCGACGCGTCGACGCGGCCGCAGCCTCGGCCAGATGGCCCGCGACGAACTGGGTGTCGTCGGCGGCGTCGCCGCACTCGTCGGCGTATTCGTCATCATGATCATCCTGATCGCCGTGCTCGCACTCGTCGTGGTCAACGCCCTGGCCGAAAGCCCGTGGGGCGTCTTCTCCATCGCGCTCACCATCCCCATCGCACTGTTCATGGGTGTCTACCTGCGCTACCTCCGTCCTGGCAAGGTATCCGAGGTCTCGCTCATCGGCGTTGCGTTGCTTCTCCTGGCCATCGTCTCGGGCGGCTGGGTGGCCGAGACCGAGTGGGGCACCGACTGGTTCACCCTCTCGAAAGTCACCGTGGCGTGGTGCCTCATCGCATACGGCCTCGCCGCATCGATCCTTCCAGTCTGGCTGCTGCTGGCACCGCGCGACTACCTGTCGACGTTCATGAAGATCGGCACCATCGCGCTGCTGGCTGTCGGGATCCTCATCGCCCAACCGGCGATTCAGATGCCTGCGATGACGACGTTCGCGACCGAGGGCAACGGCCCTGCATTCGCCGGCTCGCTGTTCCCGTTCCTGTTCATCACCATTGCCTGCGGCGCACTTTCGGGCTTCCACGCTCTGATCAGCTCCGGTACCACACCGAAGCTGCTCGAGAAGGAAAAGCAGATGCGGATGATCGGGTACGGCGGAATGCTGACCGAGTCGTTCGTAGCAATCATGGCACTCATCACCGCGTGCGTTCTGGACCAGCACATCTACTTCGCACTCAATGCCCCCGCGACCCTCACGGGCGGAACCCCCGAGACAGCAGCAGATTACGTCAATGGTCTCCCCATCAGCGGTGGCAACATCACCGCCGACGAGCTACAACAGGCGGCCACCGACGTCGGCGAGGAAACCATCATCTCCCGCACCGGCGGCGCGCCGACGCTGGCCTTCGGAATGTCCGAGGTACTGCATCAGGTGTTCGGCGGGACAGGTCTGAAGGCCTTCTGGTACCACTTCGCGATCATGTTCGAGGCGCTGTTCATCCTCACCACGGTGGACGCTGGAACACGCGTCGCGCGCTTCATGCTCTCCGACAGCATCGGCAACCTGCCGGGTTCGACGGCGAAGAAGTTCAAGGATCCGTCATGGCGGCCCGGCGCATGGGTGTGCTCGTTCATCGTCGTTGCAGCGTGGGGCGCAATCCTTCTCATGGGCGTCACCGATCCGCTCGGCGGCATCAACACGTTGTTCCCACTGTTCGGCATCGCCAACCAGCTGCTTGCAGCGATCGCTCTGACCGTGGTGATGACGATCGTCGTGAAACGCGGACTGTACAAGTGGGCGTGGATTCCGGGAGTTCCGCTCGTCTGGGACCTCATCGTCACCATGACCGCCTCGTACCAGAAGATCTTCTCCGACATTCCGGCCATCGGTTACTGGAAGCAACACAGCTTGTTCGTCGAAGCGAAGAATCAGGGTCTGACCGAGTTCCAGACCGCGAAAACGGCCGAGGCCATCGATGCGGTCATTCGCAACACCTTCATCCAGGGCACGCTCTCCATCATCTTCGCGGTACTGGTGCTGATCGTCGTCGCGGCCGGAACTCTGGTGTGCATCAAAGCAGTACGGGGCGGCGAAGTGGAAGACAACGAGGACCCCGAGGTGCCGTCGAAGATCTTCGGCCCCGCAGGGTTCGTCCCGACCGCGGCCGAGAGGGAGATCCAGAGCGAGTGGAACAAGTTGATCGAGGACGGCACCGTCCGAGCGCCGGGCGCCGCACACGCAGGTCACCACTGA
- a CDS encoding YbdD/YjiX family protein: MRGLWWWITSLMGDKDYERYVAHMSRVHPGEAVPSERQFWRDRYAEADAKPGPRCC, encoded by the coding sequence ATGCGCGGACTCTGGTGGTGGATCACTTCGCTCATGGGCGACAAGGACTACGAACGCTATGTAGCCCACATGAGCAGAGTGCATCCCGGTGAAGCGGTTCCGTCGGAACGTCAGTTCTGGCGGGACCGCTACGCGGAGGCAGACGCCAAACCCGGCCCTCGCTGCTGCTGA